One part of the Phoenix dactylifera cultivar Barhee BC4 chromosome 4, palm_55x_up_171113_PBpolish2nd_filt_p, whole genome shotgun sequence genome encodes these proteins:
- the LOC103712968 gene encoding RWD domain-containing protein 1 — MTDHVQEQEMEIEALQAILMDDIKEIDSTESGLSTNNRCFQIVLSPQDDDMDESNYTPVKLALIFSHSEKYPDEPPLLNIKSVRGIKSEDLSVLKEKFEKEMAENLGMAMIYTLVTSAKEWLSEKFGHEVVAEDSEVTDTVKDDIIVPHGEPVTVETFIAWRERFEAELALERAKLMPDSALAAPKEKKLSGRQWFESGRHTAKGAAAVAEGSEEEDEEDIDLDDDFEDDEEDMLEHYLAQRPDKSSEGSRK, encoded by the exons ATGACCG ACCACGTTCAGGAGCAGGAGATGGAAATCGAAGCTCTACAAGCCATCCTCATGGACGACATCAAAG AGATTGATTCCACTGAGAGTGGGTTGAGCACAAACAATCGGTGCTTCCAAATTGTATTGTCCCCACAG GATGATGATATGGATGAGTCAAATTACACGCCAG TTAAATTGGCTTTGATATTCTCTCATAGTGAAAAGTATCCAGATGAACCCCCACTTCTGAATATTAAAAG TGTACGAGGAATTAAATCTGAGGATCTTTCAGTGCTAAAAGAAAAGTTTGAGAAAGAG ATGGCTGAGAATCTTGGCATGGCAATGATCTATACACTTGTCACATCTGCTAAAGAGTGGTTAAGTGAAAAATTTGGGCATGAGGTTGTGGCTGAGGATTCTGAAGTAACCGATACAGTTAAAGATGAT ATAATCGTTCCCCATGGAGAACCGGTTACTGTAGAAACTTTTATTGCCTGGAGAGAACGATTTGAAGCTGAATTAGCACTAGAACGAGCCAA GCTAATGCCAGATTCTGCACTTGCAGCCCCCAAGGAGAAGAAGCTTTCAGGAAGGCAGTGGTTTGAGAGTGGAAGACATACAGCG AAAGGTGCAGCTGCAGTTGCTGAGGGATCtgaggaggaagatgaagaggacATTGACCTGGATGATGACTTTGAAG atgatgaagaagatatGCTTGAGCACTATTTGGCACAGAGGCCCGATAAATCATCGGAAGGATCCAGAAAGTGA